Proteins from one Panicum virgatum strain AP13 chromosome 7K, P.virgatum_v5, whole genome shotgun sequence genomic window:
- the LOC120640855 gene encoding putative disease resistance RPP13-like protein 1, which yields MSGLFALRSVERALDLLKSLVKISLSLSSPSCSRSQDDMEELKQLERTMLQIRAHLHDAEEKWNIREESSKLRLNELKEVAYDMEDVVGEYEYEVNRRKVEAFQRSGGVHHMEQDERKVDLGKRRRLLQENQDFLMDAGLVPVPEGLVHRARKVNMRLDEIIDYSTHFTLSVNDGERRSTPEFSSSRRTTPLVYEKSILGRDKDRDIIVEKLLSNEEENCTSPLTVAAIVGMGGLGKTTLAKLLYNDMRVRKSFDRFAWVYVSENFDITKITRDIITSLTKNSCEYTELGYLRRKLTQEIKDKRVLIVLDDVWHDDRLRERWELLCAPLSVTRKCQIIVTTRSEAVAMLVQTMPFYRPSCLSFDDSWSLFMQVAFPGDQEQNASTELIRIGKSIVSKCKGLPLAIKTLGSMLRYEMDEERWVNVLKSELWDLKQPQHEILPALELSYKHMPIYLRRCFHALSLFPKVNSILKNEVMKLWKVLDLLDCDGSDADDYKAERLCFTELVERSILVHDHDESYCLHDLIHDLACFLAGETFYRFEASTSTEIPENVQYMSILSVPDYVNDGEFPITPCSLRAIFAEGGGNLRNAEPLFLKSKKLRALDLTHIFVEEFPDSLLGSLKQLRHLSLNTWLDKQFTLPSSLFNLYNLRTVDLRCNYNKVSLSGIGSLINLHTLPVFHIRRCGCGYNIRELRNINNIRDLDICGLDSVSSVEDANEARLQNKKHLRSLELDFSSARKICRCTLLPTPGSIPQDQVLERLRPNHNLSELKIRHYKSHVYPYWLGCDSYSKLFRVELVDCEFQHIGVLGGLPSLKYLVLDSMNSIYGTYWLGHFQTVCGV from the exons ATGTCGGGACTGTTTGCGCTTCGATCCGTTGAGAGGGCGCTGGACCTGTTGAAGTCCTTGGTGAAGATCTCCTTGTCGCTCTCCTCCCCGTCATGCTCGAGGAGTCAGGACGACATGGAGGAGCTGAAGCAACTGGAGAGAACCATGCTCCAGATCCGGGCCCATCTGCACGATGCCGAGGAGAAGTGGAACATCCGTGAGGAGTCCTCCAAGCTGCGGCTCAACGAGCTCAAGGAGGTGGCGTACGACATGGAGGACGTGGTCGGCGAGTACGAGTACGAGGTGAACCGGCGCAAGGTGGAGGCTTTCCAGCGATCTGGCGGTGTTCACCACATGGAGCAGGATGAGCGCAAGGTGGACCTGGGGAAGCGCAGGCGACTGCTGCAG gaaaaccaggacTTCTTGATGGATGCTGGTTTAGTACCAGTCCCAGAGGGGTTGGTTCATCGCGCAAGAAAAGTTAACATGAGACTGGATGAGATCATTGATTACTCCACTCATTTCACTTTATCGGTGAATGACGGAGAGAGGCGGTCCACTCCTGAATTTAGTAGTTCACGGCGTACTACCCCTCTCGTCTATGAGAAGAGCATTCTTGGACGAGACAAGGACAGAGACATAATTGTTGAGAAATTGTTGTCCAATGAAGAGGAAAATTGCACAAGTCCTCTTACTGTCGCCGCCATTGTTGGCATGGGAGGATTAGGCAAGACAACACTAGCGAAACTTTTGTATAACGACATGAGGGTGCGCAAGTCATTTGACAGGTTTGCTTGGGTTTATGTGTCAGAGAATTTTGACATCACTAAGATAACAAGGGACATCATAACTTCACTAACTAAGAACAGTTGTGAGTATACAGAACTTGGATATCTTCGCAGGAAATTAACACAAGAAATAAAGGATAAGAGGGTTTTAATTGTATTGGATGATGTGTGGCATGATGATCGCCTAAGAGAGCGCTGGGAGCTGCTTTGTGCGCCACTGTCAGTCACAAGGAAATGCCAGATCATAGTAACTACGCGGAGCGAGGCAGTGGCAATGCTTGTACAGACTATGCCCTTTTATCGCCCAAGTTGCCTAAGTTTTGATGACAGCTGGTCATTGTTCATGCAAGTTGCGTTTCCTGGTGACCAAGAGCAAAATGCTTCAACAGAACTGATCCGAATAGGCAAGAGTATTGTTAGCAAGTGCAAGGGTTTGCCACTAGCAATCAAGACACTGGGAAGCATGTTACGCTATGAAATGGATGAAGAGAGATGGGTGAATGTTTTGAAAAGTGAATTGTGGGACTTGAAACAACCCCAGCATGAGATTTTGCCCGCGTTAGAGTTGAGCTACAAGCATATGCCTATATACTTAAGACGATGTTTTCATGCCTTGTCTCTATTTCCCAAAGTTAATTCAATTTTAAAGAATGAGGTGATGAAATTGTGGAAAGTACTTGACCTACTTGATTGTGATGGGAGTGATGCTGATGACTACAAAGCTGAACGACTGTGTTTTACAGAGTTAGTTGAGCGATCTATCCTGGTTCATGATCACGATGAAAGTTATTGCCTGCACGATCTTATCCATGATCTTGCATGTTTCCTTGCTGGTGAAACGTTCTATCGATTTGAGGCAAGTACATCAACTGAAATTCCAGAAAATGTTCAGTATATGTCCATATTGTCGGTACCAGATTATGTCAATGATGGGGAGTTTCCAATTACACCATGTTCTCTGAGAGCCATCTTTGCTGAGGGGGGTGGAAATCTTAGAAATGCAGAACCACTATTTCTGAAATCTAAGAAGTTGCGGGCCCTTGACTTGACTCATATTTTTGTTGAGGAATTTCCAGACTCCTTATTGGGTAGCCTAAAACAATTACGCCATTTATCACTTAATACTTGGCTGGATAAGCAATTTACACTTCCTAGCTCTCTATTCAATTTATATAATCTGCGGACAGTTGACTTGAGGTGCAATTATAACAAGGTGTCACTGAGTGGGATTGGTAGCCTAATTAACTTGCATACTCTGCCTGTATTTCATATTAGAAGATGTGGTTGCGGTTATAACATAAGAGAGCTGAGGAACATCAACAACATTAGAGATCTGGATATATGTGGATTGGATAGCGTGTCTAGTGTCGAGGATGCAAATGAAGCCAGACTGCAGAATAAAAAGCACCTCCGATCCCTAGAATTGGATTTTTCAAGTGCACGGAAGATATGCAGATGTACACTGTTACCTACACCCGGTTCAATACCACAGGACCAAGTACTTGAGAGATTGCGACCAAATCACAACCTGAGTGAGCTCAAGATACGGCATTACAAGTCTCATGTATACCCCTACTGGCTAGGTTGTGATTCCTACTCCAAGTTGTTCAGAGTAGAGCTAGTGGATTGTGAATTTCAACACATTGGGGTACTTGGTGGATTACCTTCCCTAAAGTACCTCGTGCTCGACAGCATGAATTCTATATATGGAACGTATTGGCTCGGACATTTTCAGACGGTCTGCGGGGTATAA